A single region of the Ziziphus jujuba cultivar Dongzao chromosome 10, ASM3175591v1 genome encodes:
- the LOC107410504 gene encoding uncharacterized protein LOC107410504 — protein MDGVNTDRRNASLIELNNLSRLSALGIHIPDFNIVPKDLFSMKLMRYEVVIGRFCIHSSYDISSLDCSRILRLELNIRRLWDDPSLEMLLKRSEYLGLYRSKGVNNLVPELDREGFSHLKCLIIAKNDDMECIINSMEQNHRCSAFLSLEVLCLKKLMYMEKTCHGKLSTHSFGKLRAVIVEDCDRLKNLFSFSIAKQLEELDVIKCKMMTEIVIYLREDYPSIIPSEAIAKFEFPQLHSLTLECLPKLLFFFHDESEAPFTSQKEDEGPVSLFNTMVAFPSLKHLALSTFNCEILWPDQLPETFKMQNLTTLNVDSCKSLKHVLSFAVARSLVQLRHLKVRQCCVMEEVLAINYTRNSEGMDRKLLPNLKHLHLEELPNLKRVCFKSWIKVLSMERLCIDACPKLEVADLLGELNNLKSLLLSSLDIVELPREIGQLTCLRSLTLIDWPKLEMIEPNIISSLPSLEDLKFQNSFTKWETEGVIGEKTNAHLSQLKNLSSLSTLHLAVPDVNGLPKDLFSTKLKGYNINIGEDKLNEFKNDNNSRKLELKLDTSSLLDEHVGLIMLMKGSEELGLNGLEGLNNVVYDLDWEGFPQLKFFQFQNKVGIQYIVNSMDKIHPCSAFVSLESLVLEKLVNLEKLCHGKLTDKCFGKLRKIDVSNCNRLKSLFSLSEAKILSKLKEIRVADCNMMEGIVIHEIVDDNQNISNNASNKFEFPQLYSLKVKSLPKFVQVFTEMKTNGTCQNQEEELVATFPIHFFNEKVKFPKLKALTLKGIATPNTIWNCQYEGQLGDDKEHAGILSRLEGLKLSELPQLMHLWEEDYHPVGRAFHNLKALFVSRCDRLKNLVPCSISFENLRYLRVSKCHGMENLLTPSTAKSLSQLRRMIITECRRMIQIVGDNQKGSDESEGEIVFSRLQVLELGNLPSLTSFYSGSNHILRFPNLEGVFVKSCCQMRSFCNGEVSTPELKKLILSAVKEDEYHSDDEYSIDGDDDYEDEEWDVDDKYGDRPMMELKEGDTNATIRQLSESGPVDT, from the exons ATGGATGGAGTCAACACTGACAGAAGAAATGCTAGTCTTATTGAGTTAAATAATTTGTCTCGATTAAGCGCCTTAGGTATACACATACCGGATTTTAACATTGTGCCAAAAGATTTGTTTTCTATGAAGTTGATGAGATATGAGGTGGTAATAGGACGATTTTGCATACACAGCTCATATGATATATCAAGTTTAGATTGTTCAAGAATATTGAGACTTGAGCTCAACATAAGAAGATTGTGGGACGATCCTAGTCTTGAAATGTTGTTGAAAAGATCTGAATATCTCGGACTATATCGATCAAAAGGTGTGAACAATCTTGTTCCTGAATTAGATCGAGAGGGTTTCTCACACTTGAAGTGTCTCATAATTGCGAAGAACGATGATATGGAATGCATCATTAATTCCATGGAGCAAAATCATCGCTGCTCTGCTTTTCTAAGCTTGGAAGTATTGTGTCTTAAGAAACTAATGTACATGGAAAAGACATGCCATGGCAAACTTTCAACACATTCTTTTGGCAAATTAAGAGCTGTAATTGTGGAAGATTGTGATAGATTGAAGAATCTCTTCTCGTTCTCCATTGCCAAACAGCTTGAGGAACTTGATGTTATTAAATGTAAGATGATGACAGagatagttatttatttaagagAAGATTATCCTTCCATCATTCCTTCTGAAGCGATTGCTAAGTTTGAGTTTCCTCAGTTGCACTCTTTGACGTTGGAATGTTTACCcaagctccttttttttttccatgatgAATCTGAGGCCCCTTTCACAAGTCAAAAAGAAGATGAAGGTCCCGTATCTTTGTTCAACACAATG GTTGCATTTCCTAGCTTGAAACATTTGGCATTGTCCACATTTAACTGCGAAATATTATGGCCAGACCAACTTCCAGAAACCTTTAAGATGCAGAATCTAACAACCTTGAACGTTGACAGTTGCAAAAGTTTAAAGCATGTCTTATCTTTTGCTGTGGCCAGAAGTCTTGTACAGCTTCGGCACCTAAAGGTACGTCAGTGTTGTGTTATGGAGGAGGTACTAGCCATAAATTATACAAGAAACTCAGAAGGGATGGATAGGAAACTGCTCCCCAATCTAAAACATTTACATTTAGAAGAACTCCCAAACCTCAAAAGGGTTTGCTTCAAAAGTTGGATAAAGGTCTTATCAATGGAGAGACTGTGTATAGATGCTTGTCCAAAACTGGAAGTTGCAGATTTACTAGGAGagctaaataatttaaaatcccTCCTCCTTTCTAGTTTAGATATTGTGGAGCTTCCGAGAGAAATTGGACAATTAACTTGTCTGCGATCATTAACTTTGATAGATTGGCCTAAACTTGAAATGATTGAACCCAATATCATATCAAGCTTACCAAGTTTAGAAGACTTGAAATTTCAGAATAGTTTTACAAAATGGGAGACAGAAGGAGTCATTGGTGAAAAGACTAATGCACATCTTTCCCAGTTAAAGAATTTGAGCTCATTATCCACCTTACATCTAGCTGTACCAGATGTCAACGGTTTGCCAAAAGATTTGTTTAGTACAAAACTGAAAggatataacataaatataggAGAAGACAAGCTCAATGAGTTCAAGAATGATAACAATTCGAGAAAGTTGGAGCTCAAGCTCGACACAAGCAGTCTATTAGATGAGCATGTGGGCCTTATAATGCTAATGAAAGGGTCTGAAGAATTGGGTTTAAATGGATTGGAGGGTCTGAACAATGTTGTTTATGATCTAGATTGGGAGGGTTTTCCACAATTGAAGTTTTTTCAATTCCAAAATAAAGTTGGAATTCAATACATCGTCAACTCAATGGACAAGATTCATCCTTGTAGTGCCTTTGTAAGCTTGGAGTCTTTGGTTCTTGAAAAATTGGTGAACCTTGAAAAACTCTGTCATGGGAAACTCACAGACAAGTGTTTTGGAAAGTTAAGAAAGATAGATGTGAGTAACTGTAACAGATTGAAGAGTCTTTTCTCATTATCTGAAGCAAAAATTCTTTCAAAACTCAAAGAAATCAGAGTGGCTGACTGCAATATGATGGAGGGGATAGTTATTCATGAAATAGTAGATGATAACCAAAACATTAGCAACAATGCTTCTAATAAGTTTGAGTTTCCTCAACTATATTCATTGAAGGTGAAATCTCTACCGAAATTCGTTCAAGTTTTTACTGAAATGAAGACAAACGGCACGTGTCAGAATCAAGAGGAGGAATTGGTTGCCACTTTTCCCATACACTTTTTCAACGAAAAG GtcaaatttcctaagttgaaaGCGTTGACACTGAAAGGTATTGCCACCCCGAATACAATATGGAATTGTCAGTATGAAGGCCAGCTCGGAGATGATAAAGAACACGCTGGAATACTTTCCCGTTTGGAAGGATTAAAACTGAGTGAGCTGCCTCAGTTGATGCATTTATGGGAGGAGGATTACCACCCTGTAGGAAGAGCCTTCCACAACTTGAAAGCTCTATTTGTGAGTAGATGTGACAGATTGAAGAACCTAGTGCCGTGTTCGATATCTTTCGAAAACTTGAGATATCTCAGAGTGTCAAAATGCCATGGAATGGAGAATTTATTAACACCTTCAACAGCTAAAAGTCTGTCACAATTGAGAAGAATGATCATCACTGAATGCAGAAGAATGATACAAATAGTGGGAGATAATCAAAAGGGAAGTGATGAAAGTGAAGGTGAAATTGTCTTTTCTCGTTTGCAAGTTTTGGAACTTGGCAATCTGCCCAGCCTAACGAGTTTCTATTCAGGAAGTAATCATATCTTGAGATTTCCAAATTTGGAAGGGGTATTTGTAAAGTCCTGCTGTCAGATGCGGAGTTTCTGCAATGGAGAAGTTAGCACTCCGGAACTGAAGAAATTAATATTAAGTGCAGTGAAGGAAGATGAATATCATAGTGATGATGAGTATTCTATAGATGGGGATGAtgattatgaagatgaagaaTGGGATGTTGATGATAAGTATGGTGATCGGCCAATGATGGAGTTAAAGGAGGGTGATACTAATGCCACTATTAGACAATTATCAGAAAGCGGCCCGGTTGATACTTGA
- the LOC132799301 gene encoding disease resistance protein At4g27190-like yields MTFDSRIYTIKNIMDTLRNPNVRMVGIYGMAGIGKTMLAKEVARQAMEEKLFDKVVKVTISQTPDVKNIQREIAEHLGLKLDEESISVRAERLSRRLGQEKKILVVLDDVWKKLELHEVGIAFGNDKNGCKILLTSRFEDVVQSEMGADKIFLLGVLYDNEAKDLFGKIVGDSMMNNPEFQPLASDIIKECEGLPIAIETVANALKNRKSPLWENALQELRRSVPTNIKGMHEKVYSSIKLSYNYLESDEAKLMLLFIGLYPEDYYIAFITFFICGIGLELFQGIKGLEEADNKVVTLVESLKTCCFLSDGPLPRTVTMHDVIQDVVISIGSQEKQMFCFRNYDPEVEDSKKLKDATAISLLYSTDDSRLPERLKCPQLKFLLVLCYDLSLWSDRYSQMSNHFFEEIRILEF; encoded by the coding sequence ATGACTTTTGATTCAAGAATCTACACCATCAAGAATATTATGGATACTTTAAGAAATCCTAATGTTAGGATGGTTGGGATTTATGGCATGGCTGGCATCGGAAAAACCATGCTTGCTAAAGAGGTTGCTAGACAAGCCATGGAAGAGAAGTTATTCGATAAGGTGGTTAAGGTCACTATATCCCAAACTCCAGatgttaaaaatattcaaagagaAATCGCAGAGCATCTAGGCCTAAAGCTTGATGAGGAAAGCATATCTGTTAGAGCAGAACGATTGTCTCGTCGACTGGGGCAAGAAAAGAAGATCCTTGTAGTTCTAGATGATGTCTGGAAGAAATTGGAGCTGCATGAAGTGGGAATTGCTTTTGGGAATGACAAGAACGGATGCAAGATACTGCTCACCTCAAGGTTTGAAGATGTGGTGCAGAGTGAAATGGGAGCTGACAAGATATTCTTGCTTGGAGTTTTATATGATAATGAAGCAAAAGATTTGTTCGGAAAAATTGTGGGGGATTCAATGATGAACAACCCCGAGTTCCAACCTTTGGCAAGCGATATTATCAAAGAATGCGAAGGCTTACCAATTGCTATAGAAACGGTTGCAAATGCATTGAAGAACAGAAAATCTCCTTTATGGGAAAATGCCTTGCAAGAGCTAAGAAGGTCTGTTCCAACTAACATCAAAGGCATGCACGAAAAAGTCTATTCGAGTATAAAGCTGAGTTATAACTATTTAGAAAGTGATGAAGCAAAGTTGATGCTGCTATTTATTGGTTTATATCCAGAAGATTATTACATAGCCTTTATCACCTTCTTCATATGTGGCATTGGATTGGAATTATTTCAAGGAATCAAAGGATTAGAAGAGGCTGATAACAAGGTGGTTACACTGGTTGAGAGTCTAAAGACTTGTTGTTTTCTGTCGGATGGTCCTCTCCCTCGTACGGTCACAATGCATGATGTAATTCAAGATGTTGTCATCTCAATTGGGTCCCAGGAAAAGCAAATGTTTTGCTTTAGAAATTATGATCCAGAGGTGGAAGACAGTAAAAAACTCAAAGATGCAACTGCAATTTCACTGCTGTATAGCACTGATGATTCTCGACTTCCTGAAAGGTTAAAATGTCCGCAACTCAAGTTTCTTTTAGTGCTGTGCTATGATCTATCTCTATGGAGTGATCGTTATTCCCAAATGTCAAAccatttttttgaagaaataagGATCTTAGAGTTCTAG